The window CGATCGTCCGTCTCGCGACCGCGTTGAACGTGGATCCGGCCGAGCTGATGAGCGGCCTGTACGGCGCCGACATGCTGCCGGATCGGTCGCGCGCCTACTCGGTCGCCGACTTCATCGCCGCCCGGCGGGCGCAGGAGTCGCGCTAGGCGCTGACATCGCGCTAGGCGCTGCGGTAGCAGCCTCTCCGCGAGCGTCCCTCAGAGGGAGAGGCGCTCCCGCACGACGTCGGCCAGCTCGGCGGCGAGGCGCTCCGCGGTCTCCTGATCGGCCGCCTCCACCATCACGCGCACCAGCGGCTCGGTCCCGGAGGGACGGAGCAGGACGCGACCGGTGTCGCCCAGGGCGCTCTCCGCGGTCTGCACAGCCGTGCGCAGGAGTTCGTCGGTGTGGACGCCGTGGTGGTCGACGTTCTTCACGTTGATCATCACCTGCGGGTAGACGGTCATCACGCTGGCCAGCTCGGCGAGCGACTTCTTCTGGCGCGCCATCTCGCTGAGGAGGTGGAGCCCGGTGAGGATGCCGTCGCCGGTGGTCGCGAACTCGCGCATGATGACGTGGCCGGACTGCTCACCGCCGAGGGAGAAGTCGTGCTCGTTCATCTCCTCGAGCACGTAGCGGTCGCCGACCGCGGTCTCGACGACCCGGATGCCGTGCTCGCGCATGGCCAGCTTGAGGCCGAGGTTGCTCATCACCGTGGCGACCAGCGTGTCCTCGTGCAGCTTGCCGCGCTCCTTCATGCCGACCGCGAGGATCGCCATGATCTGGTCGCCGTCGACCACGTTTCCGTTCGCGTCGATCGCGAGGCAGCGGTCCGCGTCGCCGTCGTGGGCGATGCCGACGTCGGCGCCGGCGGCGAGCACGGCCTCCGCGAGCTTGTCGAGGTGGGTGGAGCCGACCCCGTCGTTGATGTTCATGCCGTCCGGGGAGTCGCCGATCACGGTGACCCGGGCGCCGGCGTCGGTGAACACCTCCGGCGAGATGCCGGCGGCCGCGCCGTGGGCGCAGTCGAGCACGACGTGGATGCCGTCGAGGCGGTGCGGCAGGCTGGCCAGCAGGTGGACGACGTAGCGGTCCTCCGCGTCGGCGAAGCGGCGGATGCGGCCGACCGCCGCGCCGGTGGGCGTCAGCTTGTCGAGGTCGAGGTGCTGCTCGATGCGGTCCTCGACGATGTCCGGGAGCTTGGTGCCTCCACGGGCGAAGATCTTGATGCCGTTGTCGGGCGCCGGGTTGTGCGACGCCGACACCATCACACCGAAGTCCGCGTCGAAGTCGGCGATGAGGAACGCCGCGGCGGGTGTGGGGATGACTCCCGCGTCGTACACGTCGATGCCGGAGCTGGCGAGCCCGGCCGCGACGGCGGCGGAGAGGAACTCGCCCGAGACGCGGGGGTCACGGGCGACGATGGCCGAGGGGCGCTTGCCGGCGGCGCGGCGCGCCTCGGCGCTTCGGCCTTGCGTCAGTACAGCAGCAGCTGACTGCGCAAGGCCGAGCGCCAGGTCGGCGGTGAGACTGCCGTTCGCGAGACCGCGAACGCCGTCGGTTCCGAAAAGGCGGGGCATGGACCGAAGCCTAGACGCTCGCGAGCGTCAACGCTTGGAGAACTGCGACGCCTTGCGGGCCTTCTTGAGACCGGCCTTCTTGCGCTCGGTGACGCGAGCGTCGCGGGTCAGGAAGCCGGCCTTCTTGAGGGTCGGGCGGTTGTTCTCGCGGTCGATCTCGTTGAGAGCGCGCGCGATGGCGAGGCGCAGGGCGCCCGCCTGGCCGGAGGGGCCGCCGCCGGTGATGCGGGCGACCACGTCGTAGGAGCCGACGAGGTCGAGCACCTTGAACGGGTCGGTGATGAGCTGCTGGTGCAGCTTGTTCGGGAAGTAGTCCGCGAACTCACGGCCGTTGACCGTGAGGGTGCCGGAACCCGGGACCAGGCGCACGCGCGCGATGGCCTCCTTGCGGCGGCCGACGGCCGCGCCGGGGACGGAGAGGACGGCGCGCGGGGCGGCCGGGGCCTCAGAGGCCGGAGTCTCGGTCGAGTAGGACTCGACGTTCTCGGCCTGGGCAGTGTCGATGCTGTCTGCGATCTTCGCCACGGTGGTGATAATCCTTTGTCTCTTGAAGTCTGAAGGTCTGCGTCGCCGGCGTTACTGGGCGACCTGGCCGAGCGTGTACTGCTTCGGCTGCTGAGCGGCGTGCGGGTGCTCGCTTCCGGTGTAGACCTTCAGCTTGCGGAGCTGGGCGCGACCGATGGAGTTCTTCGGGAGCATGCCGCGGACGGCCTTCTCGACGGCGCGGATCGGGTTCTTCTCGAGGAGCTCGGAGTAGGTGGTGGCCTTGAGGCCGCCCGGGTAGCCCGAGTGGCGGTAGGCCTTCTTCTGCAGAGCCTTCTGACCGGTCAGCGCGACCTTGTCGGCGTTGACGATGATGACGAAGTCGCCCATGTCCATGTGCGGAGCGAAGGTCGGCTTGTGCTTGCCGCGCAGCAGCGCGGCGGTGTGGCTGGCGAGACGGCCGAGCACGACATCGGTCGCGTCGATGACGACCCAGTCGCGCTGGATCTCGTCTGCCTTCGGGGAATAGGTGCGCGTCACAGTAGTGGCTGCTTTCTGTCTCGAACGGAGGTGTTCGTGAATCCCGCTCCGTTGGGGGTTCGCACGCCGATGGCGAGAGAACCGGACCGGTGGAGGGCTCACGTTCGTGCGTCCGGCCGCAGGGGGCCCGGACACCAAAGGTCAATACTACGTGAGCCGGGAGTACCCGGTCAAACCGGGAGGGAAAGGCCCACCTGCTGCTCGGCGACCTCCCACACCCGGGCAGCCTCCACGGTATCGCGGAGCGGCGGGTACAGGGTCTGCTCCGCCGGTGCCCCGCCGAGGTGACCCGGTCCGCTGGGACCGTACATCCGGCCACCTTCCGCATCCGGTCCGGTCGCAGCGAGCAGCGCGGGCAGCGCGGCGGTCTCCGGGGTGCCGACCAGGATGCCGCGCGCGGACAGTCGGCGGATGAGGCGGACGGCGCCGGTGTCCGCCGCGCGCCCGTACCCGGGCTGCGCTGCGAGCAGGTTGGTCGGCGCGACCCCGGGGTGCGCGAGGTTGCTGCTGATCCCCCAGCCGTCCGCGGCGCTGCGGCGGTCCAGCTCGAGCCCGAACAGGCCGAGCGCGATCTTCGAGGCGCTGTAGGCCGCTTGGGCGCGGTACCGACGCTCGCCGGCGAGGTCGTCCCAGTCGATCGCGCCCCTGCGCGCTGCGACGCTCACCTGCGAGGTGACCCGTGCGCGCCCGTCCCGGAGCAGCGGGAAGAGTGCCCCGACGAGCGCGACATGGCCGAGGTGGTTGGTGCCCCACTGCAGCTCGAACCCGTCCACCGTGGTGCGGCGCTCCGGCGGCGTCATCAGCCCGGCGTTGTTGATGAGGATGTGGACCGGGCGGCCGTCCGATCGCATCCCCTCGCCGAAGGCGGCGACCGAGTCGAGCGAGGCGAGGTCGAGGTCGCGCAGCACCAGGTCCGCATCCGGGACGGCCGAACGGATCCGATCCGCCGCCGCAGCCCCCTTCGCGCGGTTGCGCACGGGCAGGACCACCTCCGCGCCGGCCTGCGCGAGCCGTGCCGCGATGACCGTTCCCATACCGTCGCTGGCCCCCGTGACGACGGCCCGCCTGCCGGTGAGCGGTGGGATGTGGATGTCGATCGTGCGTGCCACGGTGTTCTCCTTCGTTCGGTGACTCCACCCTGGACGCTCCGGTCCGCCGTAGCCACGGCCCGGCGATCCGTGGTTACGGAGAGCGCCAGACGGTAGACATGAGAGGTGATCGATCGCATCGGACTCGCCGAATTCCTCCGGACGCGGCGCGACCTGCTGCAGCCGGAGGACGTGGGTCTCCCCCGCGGCAGCCGTCGCCGCACGTCCGGGCTGCGGCGCGAGGAAGTGGCGGCACTGGCCCACATGTCCGTCGACTACTACGCCCGTCTGGAGCGGGAACGGGGTCCTCAGCCGTCCGAGCAGATGCTCGCATCCATCGCACAGGGGCTGCATCTCTCCCATGCCGAGCGCGATCACCTGTTCCGTCTCGCCGGTCACACCCCGCCGGCGCAGGGCTCCGAGAGCGAGCACGTGAGCCCCGGCCTGCTGCGCGTGCTCGACCGGCTCGACGACACCCCGGCCGAGATCGTGACCGAACTGGGAGAGACGCTGCGGCAGAGCCGGATGGGCGTGGCACTGACGGGCGACACGGCGTCGCTCCGCGGTCCGGAGCGCAGTCTCGGGGTGCGATGGTTCACCGATCCCGCCTCACGCCGTCTGTACGCGCCGCGCGACCACGACTTCCTGAGCCGGATGTTCGCCTCCGGCCTGCGCGAGATCGTGACGGCCCGTGGCCCCGGCTCACGAGCGGCCGCCCTGGCGGAGTACATCCTCGACCGCAGCGCCGAGTTCCGGACGCTCTGGGCGGCGCACGAGGTCGGGCTCCGGCCGAAGGAGGTCAAACATTTCGCGCACCCGGAGGTCGGGGAGCTCGAACTCCACTGCCAGCAGCTCGTCGACCCGGGTCACGCGCACTCGCTGCTGGTCTACACGGCGATCCCGGGCAGTGAGTCCGCGGAGAAGCTGCGACTGCTGTCGGTCATCGGGGCCCAGGCACTGCGCTGAGGGTCGCGTCGCCGGGTTGGACGCTAGAGCTCCCGTATCGCGCGAGTCCTCTCAGCCCGGAGGGCCAGCTCCGCGCCCTCCGGGTAGCCGACCTCCAGCAGGGTGAGACCGCGGGCGGGCATGACCTTGAACGCGCTGGTCCGGCGGCGCTCGTCGCGCAGGGCGACCAGGGCGCCCGGCTCCAGCTTGCCCTCCCCCACCTCGACGCACGCGCCGACCAGGGCGCGGACCATGCTGTGGCAGAACGCGTCGGCGGTCAGGTCGGCGATCAGCACGCCCTCGGCATCCCTGCTCCACGAGAAGGCCTGCAACGTCCGGATGGTCGTCGCGCCCTCCCGCGCCTTGCAGTAGCTGGCGAAGTCGTGCAGTCCGAGGAGTCCGTGCGAGGCCATGTCCATGCGGGCGACGTCGAGATCCGACGACACCCACGCCGTGCGGTGGCGCTGCAGCGGGTCGCGCAGCGCGAGACGGTCGGCGACCCGGTACTCGTAGCGGCGCCAGAGCGCCGAGAACCGGGCGTCGAACCCGTCGGGCGCGACGGTCGCGGCGAGCACCACGACGTCGGAGACCGGGCCGAGGATGCCGTTGAGCCGGCGGCCCAGCGCCTCCTCCGCCGAGAGCGGCGGCCGCTTGCCGTGCGGTTTGCGCAGCACAGCCTCCTGCTCCGGGGTGAGATCGATGTGCGCCACCTGGCCGACGGCATGGACCCCGGCGTCGGTGCGTCCCGCGACCGTGAGCAGCGGAGGCTCCCCCGCCCGGCGGAAGATCGTCGCCAGCGCGTCCTCCAGCGTCCCCTGCACCGTCCGCAGCCCGGGCTGACGCCCCCAGCCGTTGAAGTCGGTGCCCTGGTACGCGATGTCGAGCCGGTAGCGGCGCGCCAGCCGAGGCGCGGCCGCGTCAGTAGGCACGGACCAGACCCGTCTCGGCCTGCGTGGTGACGAAGCCCATCCCGGTGTACAGGCCCAGCGCACCGGTCGGGTTCTCGGCGTCCACGTCGAGCACCACCTTGTCCCAGCCGCGCGCGGCGCACGCCTCGAGCACGCTGCGCAGCAGTGTCGGTGCGATACGGCGACCGCGGTACGGCCGCGTCACCGCCACGGTCGACACGTACGCGCCGGTGAAGCCCTGCCCCTCCCAGTCGTCCTCGTTCACGTCGGTGAGCAGCACGCCGGCGACCTCGTCGCCCGCCAGCGCCACGAAGGAGAGCTCCGGTACGAAGACGCCCGAGACCAGTCCGGCGAACTGCTCGTCGCTGAGCGGCTGGCTGCCCCAGTGGTCGCGGAAGGCGTCGTCGCGCGCCACGTGGACGGCATCGGCCAGCTCGCTCGTGTACGGCACGATCCGCACATCCACCGTCGGAGAGACGTCGGGGATGGGGTCCCGCAGGTCGCGCTCCATGGTGCGGAAGTAGCGCGCCACCTCGAACCCGCCGGCCAGCAGCAGCCGCTCACGGTCGGGCGCCCGGCGGTCCGCGTAGCCGACGAGCCAGCCGGGCAGCGTCTTCTCCGAGGCGGCGAGCTTCTGCTCGCCGCGGGCGCGCTGCCAGGCGAGCAGCTCGCGCCCGATCCCCTGTCCCCGGAACTCAGGATGCACGCCGCCGTTCATGAACTCCCGCACCAGCGTCTCCTGCCGGGGCGGTTCCATGACGACCCCGACCGCGACGACGCGTCCGTCCGCGGTGACCGCGAGCAGCGTGTCGGCCTCGAGGTCGACGAAGCTGTAGCCGAGCTCCTCCTCGACCTCCTCGCGGGTGGCGACATAGTTCGGGTGGTCCTGGACGGCGATCGCCCGGTACACCTCGTGCACGGCGTCGACGTCCGCCGCCGTGGCGGGACGCCAGTCGGCGATGAGGGGATGCTGCGGGCGGTAGGTCGGCGGCGCGGTGACCCGCTCGCGGAGCGGCGGCAGGGTGTCGTCGGTCATCCCTTCACCCTAGAGCCTCGGCTCCCACCCGCGCCCGCCCATCCAAGGGTCGCAACACGCGGTTATCCGGCGGCCAGAACGGCGTGTTGCGACCCCTCAATGCCGGCGGAACGACGAAGGCCCCGCATCCGGGGATGCGGGGCCTTCGTTCGGAACGGGAGGGTGTTACGCCTTCTCCGCCTCGGTCTCGGCGTCGGACTCGCCGGCAACCTCGGTGTCGGCGGTGGCGTCCTCCGCGACCTCGGCCTCGGCGGCCGCGGTCTCGGTGCTGGTCTCCTCGACCGGGGTCTCCTCGGTCGCGGTCTCCTCGGTCGAGGTCTCCTCGGCCGGCGCGGCCTTGGGGGCGGCGGAGGTCTTGGTCGACTTCACCTTCGGGGTGACCGGCTCGAGGACGAGCTCGATCTGAGCCATCGGGGCGTTGTCGCCCTTGCGGAAGCCGAGCTTCGTGATGCGGGTGTAGCCGCCCTCACGCTCGGCGACCAGCGGCGCGATCTCCGTGAAGAGCTCGTGCACGACGGACTTGTCGCTGATCACGGCGAGCACGCGACGGCGGGCGTGCAGGTCGCCGCGCTTCGCGAACGTGATCAGGCGCTCGGCCACGGGACGGAGGCGCTTCGCCTTGGTCTCGGTGGTCTTGATGCTCTTGTGGGTGAAGAGCGCAGCGGCCAGGTTCGCGAGCAGCAGGCGCTCGTGCGCCGGGCCGCCCCCGAGGCGGGGGCCCTTGGTGGGCTTAGGCATGATCGGTTATCTCCAGTGTTGAAAAGGTCTGATGGCTGAGTCGGACGACGAGCCTCAGATGGTGGTGGACTCGTCCTCGTCGTAGCCGCTGTAGAAGTGGGCGCCGTCGAACCCGGGGACCGAGTCCTTCAGCGACAGGCCCATCTCCGTCAGCTTGTCCTTGACCTCATCCACCGACTTCTGACCGAAGTTGCGGATGTTCATGAGCTGCGTCTCCGACAGCGAGACGAGCTCGCTCACGGTGTTGATGCCCTCGCGCTTGAGGCAGTTGTACGAACGGACCGACAGGTCGAGGTCCTCGATCGGCATCGACAGCTCGGAGCTGAGGACGGCGTCGACCGGAGCCGGGCCGATCTCGATGCCCTCGGCTGCGCTGTTGAGCTCGCGGGCCAGACCGAACAGCTCGACCAGGGTGCGGCCGGCCGAGGCGATGGCGTCGCGCGGGCTGATCGCGGGCTTGGTCTCCACGTCGACGACCAGACGGTCGAAGTCGGTGCGCTCACCGGCACGGGTGGCCTCGACACGGTAGGTGACCTTGAGGACGGGCGAGTAGATCGAGTCGATCGGGATCTGGCCCGCCTCGCTGTACTCGTTGCGGTTCTGCTGCGCCGAGACGTAGCCGCGGCCGCGCTCGATGGTCAGCTCGACCTCGAACTTCGCCTTGTCGTTGAGCGTCGCGATGACGAGCTCGGGGTTGTGGATCTCCACACCGGCCGGGGCCGAGATGTCGGCGGCGGTGACCTGACCGGCGCCCGTCTTGCGGAGGTACGCGGTGATCGGCTCGTCGTGCTCGCTCGAGACCACCAGACCCTTGATGTTCAGGATGATCTCGGTCACGTCCTCCTTCACGCCCGGCACGGTGCTGAACTCGTGCAGCACACCGTCGATGCGGATGCTGGTGACCGCGGCGCCGGGGATGGAGGAGAGCAGGGTGCGGCGCAGGGAGTTGCCGAGGGTGTATCCGAAGCCGGGCTCCAGCGGCTCGATGACGAACCGCGAGCGGAACTCGGAGATGTTCTCTTCGGTGAGCGTAGGACGCTGTGCAATGAGCACTATTGATTCCTTTCGGCTGAATGTCCGCTATATGACATTCGCTTCTACTGAGGTGGGGGTGTCACGCCGTCAGGCGGCGACCCGGTGGAGTCGCCGCCTGCGGCGGACTGAAGAGAACTGCTTAGACGCGACGGCGCTTGGGCGGGCGGCAACCGTTGTGCGCCTGCGGGGTGACGTCGTTGATCGAGCCGACCTCGAGGCCTGCGGCCTGGAGGGAGCGGATCGCCGTCTCGCGACCCGAACCCGGGCCCTTGACGAAGACGTCGACCTTCTTCATGCCGTGCTCCTGCGCCTGACGCGCAGCCGACTCGGCGGCGAGCTGCGCCGCGAACGGGGTCGACTTGCGGGAGCCCTTGAACCCGACGCCGCCGGACGAGGCCCAGCTGATGACCGCACCGGTGGTGTCGGTGATCGAGACGATCGTGTTGTTGAACGTGCTCTTGATGTGGGCCTGGCCCACAGCGATGTTCTTCTTTTCCTTCTTGCGCGGCTTGCGAGCGGCCGACTTGGGTGCTGCCATTTCTTCTCCTGAATCCTAAGAGCGTGGGGCCGCGGGCCTTAGCGCGCCTTCTTCTTGCCGGCCACGGTGCGCTTCGGACCCTTGCGGGTACGAGCGTTGGTCTTGGTGCGCTGGCCGCGGACCGGGAGGCCCTTGCGGTGGCGGATGCCCTCGTAGCTGCCGATCTCGACCTTGCGGCGGATGTCGGCGGCCACCTCGCGGCGCAGGTCGCCCTCCACCTTGAAGTTGCCCTCGATGTAGTCGCGGAGAGCGACGAGCTGCTCGTCGGTCAGGTCCTTGACGCGGATGTCGCCCGAGATCTCGGTCTCGCGCAGTGTCTGGAGGGCGCGGGTGCGGCCGACTCCGTAGATGTAGGTGAGTGCGACCTCCACGCGCTTCTCGCGCGGGATGTCGACGCCTGCTAGACGTGCCATGTGTTGGCTTCTCCTGTGATGAGTGGAGGTCTGCAGCGATCCCGGTGCCCCGGCCTCCTCCGAGGGTGTCCCCCGCATCCGTCTCCGGATGCGGGTTCTGGGATCGCCTGTTCTTCTATTCGGTTGTGACTGCGTTCAGCCGCGTTCGCTCAGCCCTGGCGCTGCTTGTGACGCGGGTTCTCGCAGATGACCATGACCCGGCCGTTGCGACGGATGACCTTGCACTTGTCGCAGATCTTCTTGACGGAGGGGTTGACCTTCATGAGTGTTTCTAACCTTTGTTCGCTGTCCTCGTACCTCGCCCGGGGCGACCCGTTGGGCGAGGCCGTTACTTACAGCAGACCTTTACTTGTAGCGGTAGACGATCCGGCCGCGGGTCAGATCGTAGGGGCTCAGCTCCACGATCACGCGGTCCTCGGGGAGGATGCGGATGTAGTGCTGGCGCATCTTGCCGGAGATGTGGGCAAGAACCTTGTGACCGTTCGTCAGCTCGACGCGGAACATCGCGTTGGGCAGAGCTTCGATCACGGATCCTTCGATCTCGATGACACCGTCTTTTTTGGCCATAGCCTCACTGTCGCTAAAAGTAGTGGTTTGCTGGTCGTGCGTTGATCGGCGGAAGGCTCGTCTGAAACGTGCCTAAGACACCAAGGATCTATCTTATGGGAAAGGGAGCGATTCCGCCAA is drawn from Leifsonia shinshuensis and contains these coding sequences:
- the glmM gene encoding phosphoglucosamine mutase, whose product is MPRLFGTDGVRGLANGSLTADLALGLAQSAAAVLTQGRSAEARRAAGKRPSAIVARDPRVSGEFLSAAVAAGLASSGIDVYDAGVIPTPAAAFLIADFDADFGVMVSASHNPAPDNGIKIFARGGTKLPDIVEDRIEQHLDLDKLTPTGAAVGRIRRFADAEDRYVVHLLASLPHRLDGIHVVLDCAHGAAAGISPEVFTDAGARVTVIGDSPDGMNINDGVGSTHLDKLAEAVLAAGADVGIAHDGDADRCLAIDANGNVVDGDQIMAILAVGMKERGKLHEDTLVATVMSNLGLKLAMREHGIRVVETAVGDRYVLEEMNEHDFSLGGEQSGHVIMREFATTGDGILTGLHLLSEMARQKKSLAELASVMTVYPQVMINVKNVDHHGVHTDELLRTAVQTAESALGDTGRVLLRPSGTEPLVRVMVEAADQETAERLAAELADVVRERLSL
- the rpsI gene encoding 30S ribosomal protein S9, whose translation is MAKIADSIDTAQAENVESYSTETPASEAPAAPRAVLSVPGAAVGRRKEAIARVRLVPGSGTLTVNGREFADYFPNKLHQQLITDPFKVLDLVGSYDVVARITGGGPSGQAGALRLAIARALNEIDRENNRPTLKKAGFLTRDARVTERKKAGLKKARKASQFSKR
- the rplM gene encoding 50S ribosomal protein L13, encoding MTRTYSPKADEIQRDWVVIDATDVVLGRLASHTAALLRGKHKPTFAPHMDMGDFVIIVNADKVALTGQKALQKKAYRHSGYPGGLKATTYSELLEKNPIRAVEKAVRGMLPKNSIGRAQLRKLKVYTGSEHPHAAQQPKQYTLGQVAQ
- a CDS encoding SDR family oxidoreductase, with the translated sequence MARTIDIHIPPLTGRRAVVTGASDGMGTVIAARLAQAGAEVVLPVRNRAKGAAAADRIRSAVPDADLVLRDLDLASLDSVAAFGEGMRSDGRPVHILINNAGLMTPPERRTTVDGFELQWGTNHLGHVALVGALFPLLRDGRARVTSQVSVAARRGAIDWDDLAGERRYRAQAAYSASKIALGLFGLELDRRSAADGWGISSNLAHPGVAPTNLLAAQPGYGRAADTGAVRLIRRLSARGILVGTPETAALPALLAATGPDAEGGRMYGPSGPGHLGGAPAEQTLYPPLRDTVEAARVWEVAEQQVGLSLPV
- a CDS encoding helix-turn-helix transcriptional regulator; protein product: MIDRIGLAEFLRTRRDLLQPEDVGLPRGSRRRTSGLRREEVAALAHMSVDYYARLERERGPQPSEQMLASIAQGLHLSHAERDHLFRLAGHTPPAQGSESEHVSPGLLRVLDRLDDTPAEIVTELGETLRQSRMGVALTGDTASLRGPERSLGVRWFTDPASRRLYAPRDHDFLSRMFASGLREIVTARGPGSRAAALAEYILDRSAEFRTLWAAHEVGLRPKEVKHFAHPEVGELELHCQQLVDPGHAHSLLVYTAIPGSESAEKLRLLSVIGAQALR
- the truA gene encoding tRNA pseudouridine(38-40) synthase TruA, with the translated sequence MPTDAAAPRLARRYRLDIAYQGTDFNGWGRQPGLRTVQGTLEDALATIFRRAGEPPLLTVAGRTDAGVHAVGQVAHIDLTPEQEAVLRKPHGKRPPLSAEEALGRRLNGILGPVSDVVVLAATVAPDGFDARFSALWRRYEYRVADRLALRDPLQRHRTAWVSSDLDVARMDMASHGLLGLHDFASYCKAREGATTIRTLQAFSWSRDAEGVLIADLTADAFCHSMVRALVGACVEVGEGKLEPGALVALRDERRRTSAFKVMPARGLTLLEVGYPEGAELALRAERTRAIREL
- a CDS encoding GNAT family N-acetyltransferase, which gives rise to MTDDTLPPLRERVTAPPTYRPQHPLIADWRPATAADVDAVHEVYRAIAVQDHPNYVATREEVEEELGYSFVDLEADTLLAVTADGRVVAVGVVMEPPRQETLVREFMNGGVHPEFRGQGIGRELLAWQRARGEQKLAASEKTLPGWLVGYADRRAPDRERLLLAGGFEVARYFRTMERDLRDPIPDVSPTVDVRIVPYTSELADAVHVARDDAFRDHWGSQPLSDEQFAGLVSGVFVPELSFVALAGDEVAGVLLTDVNEDDWEGQGFTGAYVSTVAVTRPYRGRRIAPTLLRSVLEACAARGWDKVVLDVDAENPTGALGLYTGMGFVTTQAETGLVRAY
- the rplQ gene encoding 50S ribosomal protein L17; protein product: MPKPTKGPRLGGGPAHERLLLANLAAALFTHKSIKTTETKAKRLRPVAERLITFAKRGDLHARRRVLAVISDKSVVHELFTEIAPLVAEREGGYTRITKLGFRKGDNAPMAQIELVLEPVTPKVKSTKTSAAPKAAPAEETSTEETATEETPVEETSTETAAAEAEVAEDATADTEVAGESDAETEAEKA
- a CDS encoding DNA-directed RNA polymerase subunit alpha; the encoded protein is MLIAQRPTLTEENISEFRSRFVIEPLEPGFGYTLGNSLRRTLLSSIPGAAVTSIRIDGVLHEFSTVPGVKEDVTEIILNIKGLVVSSEHDEPITAYLRKTGAGQVTAADISAPAGVEIHNPELVIATLNDKAKFEVELTIERGRGYVSAQQNRNEYSEAGQIPIDSIYSPVLKVTYRVEATRAGERTDFDRLVVDVETKPAISPRDAIASAGRTLVELFGLARELNSAAEGIEIGPAPVDAVLSSELSMPIEDLDLSVRSYNCLKREGINTVSELVSLSETQLMNIRNFGQKSVDEVKDKLTEMGLSLKDSVPGFDGAHFYSGYDEDESTTI
- the rpsK gene encoding 30S ribosomal protein S11 — protein: MAAPKSAARKPRKKEKKNIAVGQAHIKSTFNNTIVSITDTTGAVISWASSGGVGFKGSRKSTPFAAQLAAESAARQAQEHGMKKVDVFVKGPGSGRETAIRSLQAAGLEVGSINDVTPQAHNGCRPPKRRRV
- the rpsM gene encoding 30S ribosomal protein S13, translating into MARLAGVDIPREKRVEVALTYIYGVGRTRALQTLRETEISGDIRVKDLTDEQLVALRDYIEGNFKVEGDLRREVAADIRRKVEIGSYEGIRHRKGLPVRGQRTKTNARTRKGPKRTVAGKKKAR
- the rpmJ gene encoding 50S ribosomal protein L36 — protein: MKVNPSVKKICDKCKVIRRNGRVMVICENPRHKQRQG
- the infA gene encoding translation initiation factor IF-1 is translated as MAKKDGVIEIEGSVIEALPNAMFRVELTNGHKVLAHISGKMRQHYIRILPEDRVIVELSPYDLTRGRIVYRYK